A window of the Radiobacillus deserti genome harbors these coding sequences:
- a CDS encoding b(o/a)3-type cytochrome-c oxidase subunit 1, with product MNQQIAKQDRVLALSHIGVAYFAFLVGTFCGLLQVFIRNDALDLPAWLDYYQILTAHGVLLALVFTTYFIFGFFITGMSKTLGSFGPKVRFVSWLGFGVMTVGTLLAIVMIVSGQASVLYTFYAPLQASGWYYIGLALFVVGTWIIGFALVGHYIIWKREHKKQLSPLFAYMTIATIILWIIACLGVVATVLFQFIPWAFGWVDTINVELSRSLFWYFGHPLVYFWLLPAYMAWYVIVPKIIGGKVFSDSLARLSFILFILFSIPVGFHHQLTEPGIESFWKFLQTVLTFMVIIPSLMTAFSLFATFEITGRQKGGRGLFGWFTRLPWKDIRFTALFIAMFFFIPGGAGGIINASFQLNEVIHNTLWVVGHFHITVGTPVAMTFMGVTFWLIPYLTGRKLTKSIQKLAFIQVFSWSIGMLLMSTAQHILGLLGAPRRTAYSGYNGNSEALKWFDGIISNHVTMAIGGSILFFSAMILIYIVFVSFVASPKAVKEEDFVEFPIAESDVENTPKFLENWWIWIAVALILIAIAYTVPLSNMMHHAPVGSNGFKTW from the coding sequence ATGAATCAACAAATAGCAAAGCAGGATAGAGTGTTAGCATTAAGCCATATCGGAGTTGCTTACTTTGCATTCCTGGTAGGGACTTTTTGTGGATTGTTACAGGTTTTTATTCGCAATGATGCACTAGATCTTCCAGCATGGTTAGATTACTATCAGATTTTAACGGCGCACGGTGTGCTGCTCGCACTAGTCTTTACTACGTATTTTATCTTTGGTTTTTTTATTACCGGAATGAGCAAAACGCTCGGATCATTTGGTCCTAAGGTTCGTTTTGTCTCCTGGCTAGGCTTCGGAGTCATGACAGTAGGAACGTTGCTTGCTATAGTTATGATCGTATCTGGTCAAGCCTCCGTTCTATATACGTTCTATGCACCACTGCAAGCTAGCGGTTGGTACTATATCGGATTAGCATTGTTTGTGGTCGGAACATGGATAATTGGGTTTGCATTAGTCGGTCATTATATCATTTGGAAAAGGGAGCATAAAAAGCAGCTTAGTCCGTTGTTCGCATATATGACGATCGCAACTATTATATTATGGATTATCGCTTGTTTAGGTGTTGTCGCAACGGTACTGTTCCAATTTATCCCTTGGGCATTCGGTTGGGTAGATACGATCAACGTAGAGTTAAGTCGTTCTTTATTCTGGTATTTTGGCCACCCATTAGTGTACTTCTGGCTCTTACCAGCTTACATGGCTTGGTACGTCATTGTTCCCAAAATCATTGGTGGAAAAGTGTTCAGTGATTCCTTAGCGAGGCTTTCCTTTATCTTATTTATTCTGTTCTCCATTCCTGTAGGATTCCACCATCAGCTAACAGAGCCAGGAATCGAAAGCTTTTGGAAATTCCTGCAAACGGTATTAACATTTATGGTTATCATTCCATCTTTGATGACTGCATTTTCCTTATTTGCAACCTTTGAAATAACCGGAAGACAAAAGGGTGGAAGAGGCTTGTTCGGGTGGTTTACAAGGCTTCCGTGGAAGGATATCCGTTTTACAGCATTGTTCATTGCGATGTTCTTCTTTATTCCAGGAGGAGCAGGTGGAATTATCAATGCTAGCTTCCAGCTCAATGAAGTCATTCATAACACGCTTTGGGTAGTAGGACACTTCCACATTACGGTTGGAACACCGGTAGCCATGACCTTTATGGGGGTTACGTTTTGGTTAATTCCGTACCTAACAGGAAGAAAGTTAACAAAATCTATTCAGAAGCTAGCGTTTATTCAAGTTTTCTCTTGGTCTATTGGAATGCTCTTAATGTCCACGGCTCAGCATATTCTTGGTTTATTAGGAGCACCTCGACGCACTGCGTATAGCGGATACAATGGGAATTCTGAAGCATTAAAGTGGTTTGATGGTATTATTTCAAACCATGTCACGATGGCCATTGGTGGATCGATTCTATTTTTCTCCGCTATGATTCTCATTTACATCGTATTTGTTTCTTTTGTCGCTTCACCGAAAGCCGTCAAAGAAGAAGACTTTGTGGAGTTTCCAATTGCGGAAAGTGATGTGGAAAACACGCCAAAATTCTTGGAAAATTGGTGGATTTGGATAGCTGTTGCACTCATTCTAATTGCAATCGCCTATACGGTACCGCTTTCTAATATGATGCATCATGCTCCAGTAGGTTCGAATGGATTTAAAACATGGTAG